Genomic segment of Desulfurispira natronophila:
ATCGGCATCTTCAATCTCTTCCTCGTCTTCTTCTTCTGGCTGAGCCAAGCTCTCCTCTTCCATTTCCTCTGCTGCTGGTGGAAGAGCGGGTATAAATTGTGGTGGTTGGCCAAAGCTTGCTTGAGCAATAAGTCCGGCAGGTACCACAAGCTCCCCCCCTGTTGTGGTTATTACCCCTGTTCCGGAATTGACGCGCAGCACACTGTCTGGTATTTCTGGCGGCTGTGCACCGGGCCCGGCAGCCTGCTGCGGCGGAGTGACAAAAACATCCATATCGGTACCACGAATCCCCATGGTAGCAACGGGAGTATCGATTTTCACATTATCCGGCTGGCTGCGCCCAATGGCACCCGTAACCGTGCGCAGGCTTCCCCGGGCCAGGTTCATGACACTGCTGTTTTCTTCTTCATTATCATTGTCGTGGCGATAAACTTCTATTTCCAGCTCGCTGCGTGGACGCACGGCCACCAGCGCACCGTCAATCATGCGAATTTGGGCACTGCTGGCGGCAGCAGTGGTAATGATATCACCTTCATAGACGGTGTCTCCGCGTTTGACTCGTGTGGTTTGCTCTTCACGCGACACTTCTACCGTGCCATGGACAAACTGAAACCTTCCCGCTTCTGTCGATGCCGCTACCGTATGGCCAAAGACAAACAAAGTGGCGATCACAGCTGTCATAAGCCGGTTTCTCGTCAATAGGCGGTATACACTTTTCAAATAATGATCAGCCGCTGTATCAGCGTCTCCATGTAGCAAAGTCATAGCGCACGCTCACCTTGAACACTGTTCGTTCATACTCGTTTTGATCCATATTGCTTTCCTGCCATGTGTGGCTGATTTGAGGCTCAATGCGCAGACGATCCTGCAGCTGGTAGCTTCCGCCAACGCTGCTACGCCACTGGGTATCTTCCCTTTCGCTGTTACAACCGGCGGGATGAGAGCGGCAGCTGTAGTCGCGCCCTATTCGTCCCAACCGAGCATTCAGGTTAAAGCCGGGGCGAAGCTGCAACGATAACGTAACATCAGTACCAAGACTGCGCATATCACCAGCAGGACTGTCAGGCTGGTCACTGGTGAGATAGTATGCGGTTGCTGTCATGGTCAGCGGCTTGCCGGTAACATCAATAATCTTTGCCAATCCAGCGCCAGCAACATGGAAATCACCATTATTCTCTGAGTTTTGATCGTAGGACAGTCGGCTGACCGTTGCGAACCCCATAAGAAACAGCTGTGGATTCAGGCGATAGCGGCCATTCAGAGCAACGCGGGCTTCGCGGCTCTCTTCATCCGTGTCTTTCCACGATTTGGTTACGGATGGCTCCAGTGAAAGTCGCCAAAGATCTGCACTGCGCACAGCACCACCCTCTATGGTTACACGGTGACGCAGATACTCAGAAGCAGAGTATGGCCGGTTCTCACGCAGCCGGTAGCCACCAAAAAAACGCCACTCGTCGGTTGAGCTGTACTGCAGCCGCTGTCGCAGATCCAGCTCACTGAACAAACTCGACTCTTTATCAACAGTAATTGGGCCTGCTACTTCGTGAATGAACGTCCCCGGCGCACTGCCCACATTGCTGTCGTAGCCGGCGCCAATTTGAATATGGCCGGTTAGGCTCCAGAGCTTGGGATTACGCCTTTCTTCCAGTTCCAGCTCCAGGCGATCAGCGGCCTGCATGATTCTGGGAGGAGGCTCTGCGAGCCGAACTTCATTGATCAGCGCCTGGGTGCGACTATACCTTTTCAGCTCCATATAGGCACGGGCCAGCGAGAGTTTGCCCCTGTGATTTTCCGGCTCAAGCAAAACCAGCCTCTCCAGTGCCCATGTTGCTCTGCCGTGGTTCCCAGTGCGCAAAGCCGCTATACCGAATATGGAGTCATAGGCGGGATTTCCGGCAAATTCATACTCAAGCGGCTCCAGCAGATCGTACACTTGCTGGAAGTCCTGCTGCTCAGCTAGTTGCCGAAGGCTATCAATTTGGGGCAATGGCTGGGTGGTCTGACTCATGGTGGTGGCTGGCAAAATGACAAGCAGTGCCACGAAGAAAACCTGGATGGACATGTGAAGGTATTTTGTTGTGGATGCCATGTGGTGAAGAGGATATGTGTGCATTTTTCAACCTGCGCCTGCTATTGTTACAAAAAATCAACAGCGCTCAGAAGAGCACATTTTTACGACATCCTGCTTGAAAATTAAGGTAATCATAGGATAAAGTCAAACCCTGTTTTGCGCCACTTGCACTACTTTTGTGGAAAAGCGCACTCAGAAAAGGGTCAGTTGCCAAAAAATTTACTATTGCCGGTGAATATTATGATTGCAAAGCACTTGAAAAGCATATTGCCCTGGCAATACATTGGAAGTCTCTGCCTGGTAGTCGTGGTGGTTGGCGAGGTCGCCGGCTTCTGGTCCTTGCGCCTGATGGATCGTCTGGAGTGGCTGAGCTACGATGCCAGGGTACAGGCGACGCTTATTGGTGATGAAGACCCGTCTATAGTATTGATTGACCTGGATGAGCGCAGCCTGAACGAGATAGGCCAGTGGCCCTGGCCCCGGCACCAGGTGGCCGAACTGACACAAATACTCTTCGATGAATACGGAATCAGTATTCTTGGATTTGATATAGTATTTGCCGAGCCTGAGGGGAATTTGCTTGCGCAGCAGTGGGGACAGTTGCAGGAGCGCTACCCTGACTTGCCTCCATCGCCCGATGTCGAAAGCGGCGACGCAGTACTGGCCCGTACCTTGATGGACTATCCCGTTGTCATGGGATACTACTTTCAATCCAGAGCTGGAGAGAGTGACCCTCCGTCTACCGGCTCTCTTCCTGCTCCATTACAGGTGGATGCTGACCAGGAAATCGTCGAAGCCTTGCCATGGCCCCGCCCCGAGCGCTTTACCGGCAACCTGACAGAGCTTCAGTATGCAGCCATGGGTGGCGGTTTTTTCGATAACCCCTTTGTCGATGCCGATGGCGTGTTTCGCCGCGTTCCTGTGCTGCAGTACTGGGAAGGTGGACTCTATGCCAATCTTCCCACCGCAATGATATATACCCTTTTTGGTCAGCCACCCGTAAGCTTGCAGGTAGCGAAGGGAGGTGGGGTTTTACAACTTGAAGCCATCGATATCGGAGGGTTTGAAATCCCCGTCGATGCCAGAGGAGGAGCCCTGGTGCCCTGGTATGGACCCCGTGGGCACTTCACCTATATATCAGCAGCTGACATCCTTCATCGTCGCATTGACCCGCAGGCGCTCGAGGGTGCTTTGGCTATTTTTGGTGCCTCAGCCCCCGGCCTGATGGATCTGCGCTCTACACCAGTAGCCAGTGTCTACCCCGGTCCGGAAATAAATGCCAGTATGCTCGCTGGTATTCTTCACCAAAGCTATAAAGCAGAGCCTCCCTACAGCCTGGCAGCAGCGCTGCTGATCCTCAGTACCGTAGGCATACTGGTCACCTTGGTGTTTCCTCGCCTCAACGCCGTTGCCATTGTGGTCGTTAGCACCGCACTTATCGCCGCACACAGTGGACTGAACTTTTGGGCCTGGCAGCAGGACTGGGTTTTGCCCTTCGCCTCGGGAGTACTCCTGCTGCTTGTACTCAGCTTGTGGCACCTGACCATGAACTTTTGGCGCGAAAGCCGGCAAAAAAGCTGGGTTACCGAACGTTTTGGCCAGTATGTACCTCCCGAGCTTGTGGATGAAATGGTCCACACACCAGAGTCCTTTGGCCTTGAGGGGGAGCAACGGGAGCTAAGCGTCCTGTTTTCTGATGTGCGAGGATTCACATCTTTTTCAGAAGGCATTGCTCCTGACGAATTGACCAACGTCATGAATCGCTTGCTCACCCCCATAACCGAAGCCATACATCAGCACCGGGGAACCATCGACAAGTACATGGGCGACGCCGTTATGGCGTTTTGGGGAGCCCCCCTGGCAGACGGCGACCACGCTCGTCACTCCCTGGAAGGAGCTTTTGCCATGCTGCAGGCCCTGGAGGAAATCAACAAAGAGTTTACGGCTGAAGGGATGAAAGCGCTGGCTATGGGAATTGGAATTAACAGTGGCTCCATGAATGTTGGCAACATGGGCTCCGAGTTTCGCATGGCCTACACCGTCATGGGGGATAACGTCAACCTTGGCTCACGCCTTGAAGGGCTCACAAAAGCTTACGGAGTGGATATTATAGTAAGCGAAACCACTGCAGCTGCAGTTCCCGACTGGGCATGCCGGCGCATAGATCGTGTCAAAGTCAAGGGGCGAACAGCACCCATCAGCATCTTTGAGCCCATAGGCCCGGCAGACTCACTGAGTACAGAAACCAGGCAGTGGCTGCAGCAGCACGACCTCGCCATGGAAGCCTACAGCGCCCAGCGTTTTGACCAGGCCCACGATATCTTTACCGCAACACTTGCAGAGCATCCCAACGACAGCATCGCCAGGCTCTACCTCCAGCGCATCGAGCACTACCAGTCAAGCCCCCCCGGTCCCGAATGGGATGGAGTCTGGACTCACACCGAAAAGTAGCATTGCAAACAATCATCCAGCTCGCAGCATCCACCTCAGCGTGTCTTGCAAGTGGTACTTGCGTCTCCAGCCGAGCTGACACAGTTTTTCGTTGCAGCCGTAAAGGTAACGTACCTCGTTTGCTCGCACAAAAGCTGGATTGACGCTTACCTCAGGCGTATGGCCAGTCAGCTCATGCAGCCACTCCAAAATCTGGCGAATACAGACAGCATCACCTGAGCAGACATTCAAAACCTCAGGAGGCGACTCAGCCTCCAAAAGGATAGTGTATGCCGCCACAACATCGCGAACGTCGGAAAAATCCCGGAACACATCCATATTGCCAAGCTCAATCTCAGGCAGACAGTCACGGAAGTGCCGAACCAACTTGGGAATCAAAAAGTGGTCTGCCTGGCCGGCACCGGTATAATTAAATGGCCGCACAGTAACCAAATCCAGCGATT
This window contains:
- a CDS encoding surface lipoprotein assembly modifier, coding for MASTTKYLHMSIQVFFVALLVILPATTMSQTTQPLPQIDSLRQLAEQQDFQQVYDLLEPLEYEFAGNPAYDSIFGIAALRTGNHGRATWALERLVLLEPENHRGKLSLARAYMELKRYSRTQALINEVRLAEPPPRIMQAADRLELELEERRNPKLWSLTGHIQIGAGYDSNVGSAPGTFIHEVAGPITVDKESSLFSELDLRQRLQYSSTDEWRFFGGYRLRENRPYSASEYLRHRVTIEGGAVRSADLWRLSLEPSVTKSWKDTDEESREARVALNGRYRLNPQLFLMGFATVSRLSYDQNSENNGDFHVAGAGLAKIIDVTGKPLTMTATAYYLTSDQPDSPAGDMRSLGTDVTLSLQLRPGFNLNARLGRIGRDYSCRSHPAGCNSEREDTQWRSSVGGSYQLQDRLRIEPQISHTWQESNMDQNEYERTVFKVSVRYDFATWRR
- a CDS encoding CHASE2 domain-containing protein, with translation MIAKHLKSILPWQYIGSLCLVVVVVGEVAGFWSLRLMDRLEWLSYDARVQATLIGDEDPSIVLIDLDERSLNEIGQWPWPRHQVAELTQILFDEYGISILGFDIVFAEPEGNLLAQQWGQLQERYPDLPPSPDVESGDAVLARTLMDYPVVMGYYFQSRAGESDPPSTGSLPAPLQVDADQEIVEALPWPRPERFTGNLTELQYAAMGGGFFDNPFVDADGVFRRVPVLQYWEGGLYANLPTAMIYTLFGQPPVSLQVAKGGGVLQLEAIDIGGFEIPVDARGGALVPWYGPRGHFTYISAADILHRRIDPQALEGALAIFGASAPGLMDLRSTPVASVYPGPEINASMLAGILHQSYKAEPPYSLAAALLILSTVGILVTLVFPRLNAVAIVVVSTALIAAHSGLNFWAWQQDWVLPFASGVLLLLVLSLWHLTMNFWRESRQKSWVTERFGQYVPPELVDEMVHTPESFGLEGEQRELSVLFSDVRGFTSFSEGIAPDELTNVMNRLLTPITEAIHQHRGTIDKYMGDAVMAFWGAPLADGDHARHSLEGAFAMLQALEEINKEFTAEGMKALAMGIGINSGSMNVGNMGSEFRMAYTVMGDNVNLGSRLEGLTKAYGVDIIVSETTAAAVPDWACRRIDRVKVKGRTAPISIFEPIGPADSLSTETRQWLQQHDLAMEAYSAQRFDQAHDIFTATLAEHPNDSIARLYLQRIEHYQSSPPGPEWDGVWTHTEK